A genomic segment from Geitlerinema sp. PCC 7407 encodes:
- the psaC gene encoding photosystem I iron-sulfur center protein PsaC, whose amino-acid sequence MSHSVKIYDTCIGCTQCVRACPTDVLEMVPWDGCKAGQIASSPRTEDCVGCKRCETACPTDFLSIRVYLGAETTRSMGLAY is encoded by the coding sequence ATGTCCCATTCAGTCAAGATCTATGACACTTGCATTGGGTGCACCCAATGCGTGCGGGCATGCCCTACGGACGTACTAGAGATGGTGCCCTGGGATGGATGCAAAGCTGGACAAATTGCTTCCTCCCCTCGGACTGAAGACTGCGTTGGCTGCAAGCGGTGCGAGACTGCTTGCCCCACGGACTTTTTGAGCATCCGGGTTTATCTCGGCGCAGAGACCACTCGCAGCATGGGCTTGGCTTACTAA
- the msrA gene encoding peptide-methionine (S)-S-oxide reductase MsrA has translation MLFGFGKKLKLPTQAEALPGRSTAMPVPQRHYVNGNPLKPPYPEGLVQVIVGMGCFWGAERKFWQQEGVFVTAVGYAAGLTPNPTYQEVCSGMTGHNEVVHVVFDPQVISFAQVLKVFWEGHDPTQGMRQGNDVGTQYRSGIYTFGEAQRREAEASRDAYQKALSAAGYGKITTEILDAPEFYYAEEYHQQYLAKNPNGYCGLGGTNVACPIGLGV, from the coding sequence ATGCTATTTGGATTTGGAAAGAAACTGAAGCTGCCGACCCAGGCCGAGGCTCTGCCGGGTCGCTCGACGGCCATGCCAGTCCCCCAGCGGCACTATGTCAACGGCAACCCCCTCAAGCCCCCCTATCCCGAGGGTTTGGTCCAGGTGATCGTGGGCATGGGCTGCTTTTGGGGCGCCGAGCGCAAATTCTGGCAGCAAGAGGGCGTTTTCGTGACGGCGGTGGGCTACGCGGCGGGTCTGACCCCCAACCCGACCTACCAAGAGGTGTGCTCCGGCATGACGGGGCACAATGAGGTGGTGCACGTGGTGTTCGATCCGCAGGTAATTTCCTTTGCCCAGGTGCTGAAGGTGTTTTGGGAGGGCCACGACCCGACCCAGGGCATGCGCCAAGGAAACGACGTCGGGACGCAGTACCGCTCGGGCATCTATACCTTTGGCGAGGCTCAGCGCCGCGAGGCGGAGGCCTCCCGCGACGCCTACCAAAAGGCCCTGAGCGCGGCGGGCTACGGCAAGATCACGACGGAAATCCTGGATGCTCCGGAGTTCTACTACGCCGAGGAGTACCACCAGCAGTACCTGGCCAAGAATCCCAATGGCTACTGCGGTCTGGGCGGCACGAATGTGGCGTGTCCCATTGGGCTAGGGGTGTAG
- a CDS encoding carbonic anhydrase: protein MTIRRSHIHQKFLQRLGRAIALLGLLWVAFGEPVWALTWSYQEPTDPAHWAEIDPAYKLCATGHTQSPVDLVTAKMGASVGASGDLTLDYGVAPSAVVEPGTTLQVRYPAGNQLTVGNQSYGLQQFHFHVPSEHWIDHRPHAMEVHWVHRSEAGDLAVLAVLVDAGRENPALEQLWRSLTDDTALAAFDGQSLLPHDLAHYRYSGSLTTPPCSEGVQWLVLSQPIQASAAQIARFTARYGPNVRPLQRQ, encoded by the coding sequence ATGACGATAAGGCGATCGCACATTCACCAAAAATTCCTTCAACGCCTGGGACGGGCGATCGCACTTTTGGGCTTGCTGTGGGTGGCTTTTGGGGAGCCGGTTTGGGCGCTGACCTGGAGCTACCAGGAGCCCACCGACCCAGCCCACTGGGCCGAGATCGACCCGGCCTACAAGCTGTGCGCCACGGGCCATACCCAATCCCCCGTTGATCTGGTGACGGCCAAAATGGGCGCTTCTGTAGGCGCTTCTGGGGATCTCACCTTGGACTATGGCGTCGCACCCAGCGCTGTCGTGGAGCCCGGCACCACGCTTCAGGTGCGCTATCCCGCTGGCAATCAGCTCACAGTTGGCAACCAGTCCTACGGCCTCCAACAATTTCATTTCCACGTCCCCAGCGAGCACTGGATCGATCACCGGCCCCACGCCATGGAGGTGCACTGGGTCCATCGCAGCGAGGCAGGGGATCTGGCTGTGCTGGCCGTGCTGGTGGACGCGGGGCGCGAAAATCCTGCCCTAGAGCAGCTGTGGCGATCGCTCACCGATGACACCGCACTGGCGGCCTTTGACGGGCAATCGCTGTTGCCCCATGACCTAGCGCACTACCGCTACAGCGGCTCTTTGACCACGCCGCCGTGCTCCGAAGGGGTCCAGTGGCTCGTGCTGAGCCAGCCGATCCAGGCATCTGCCGCCCAGATCGCTCGCTTCACCGCCCGCTACGGCCCAAATGTCCGACCCTTGCAGCGGCAATAG
- the sufD gene encoding Fe-S cluster assembly protein SufD produces MMTVSDVATTPQANAEEALSGWLAQAPRIDEARFGAEAIAWLQGLRDQGAAFLKEQSFPSRRDEDWRFTDLSPLLAVPFQAATASRLTPEAIAPFAVSEAEQSRLVLVNGVYAPELSAIAGLPAGAFVGSLADLPAERQSALQDYLAKQHGGEERFTALNTSHFQDVAVVWLPHNAVIEAPIHLLLVATASEAALISPRCLVVAETGSALTLVEDFVTVGDGPHWTNAVTEVWVQANAQVNHTRIQREAIAAFHIGKTAVSQGRDSRYTCNAISLGGQISRHHLEVLQQGEQTHLALNGLTVASGTQLADTHSLIQYTQPYGASDQLHKCIVGDRARAVFNGRISVPKAAQLTNAAQLSRNLLLSPKARVDTKPQLEIVADNVKCSHGATVSQLDTDEVFYLQSRGIDQGSAQELLIYAFAAEILERVPVPSIRQALAAQATQNH; encoded by the coding sequence ATGATGACAGTGTCTGACGTAGCAACCACGCCCCAGGCGAATGCTGAGGAAGCGCTGAGCGGATGGCTCGCCCAGGCCCCCCGCATTGACGAGGCGCGCTTTGGGGCAGAGGCGATCGCCTGGCTTCAGGGTCTGCGCGATCAGGGAGCTGCCTTCCTCAAGGAGCAGTCCTTTCCCAGTCGCCGGGATGAAGACTGGCGCTTTACCGATCTTTCGCCGCTGCTGGCGGTGCCTTTCCAGGCGGCCACGGCGTCACGGCTGACGCCGGAGGCGATCGCCCCCTTTGCAGTATCGGAGGCCGAGCAGAGCCGCTTGGTCCTGGTCAATGGCGTCTACGCGCCGGAGCTATCGGCGATCGCAGGTTTGCCCGCCGGGGCCTTTGTTGGCAGCCTGGCGGATTTGCCCGCTGAGCGGCAAAGCGCCCTCCAAGATTATCTGGCCAAGCAGCACGGGGGCGAAGAGCGCTTCACCGCCCTCAACACCAGCCATTTTCAGGACGTGGCGGTGGTATGGCTGCCCCACAATGCCGTGATCGAGGCCCCGATTCATCTGCTGCTGGTGGCTACGGCCTCTGAAGCGGCGCTGATTTCCCCTCGGTGCCTGGTGGTGGCCGAAACCGGCAGCGCCTTGACCCTGGTGGAGGACTTTGTGACGGTGGGCGATGGGCCGCACTGGACCAATGCGGTCACCGAGGTGTGGGTCCAAGCAAACGCTCAGGTCAATCACACCCGGATTCAGCGGGAGGCGATCGCCGCCTTTCACATCGGCAAAACCGCCGTCTCCCAGGGGCGCGACAGCCGCTACACCTGCAACGCCATCAGCCTCGGCGGCCAAATCTCGCGCCACCATCTGGAGGTCTTGCAGCAGGGTGAGCAAACCCATCTGGCCCTCAACGGCCTCACCGTCGCCAGCGGTACCCAGCTCGCCGACACCCACAGCCTGATCCAGTACACCCAGCCCTACGGCGCCAGCGATCAGCTCCACAAGTGCATCGTGGGCGATCGCGCTCGCGCCGTGTTTAATGGCCGCATCTCGGTTCCCAAGGCCGCTCAGCTCACCAACGCCGCCCAGCTTAGCCGCAACTTGCTGCTCTCGCCCAAGGCGCGGGTCGACACCAAGCCCCAGCTAGAAATCGTGGCAGACAACGTGAAATGCTCCCACGGCGCTACGGTCAGCCAGCTAGACACCGACGAGGTGTTTTATCTGCAAAGCCGCGGCATTGACCAGGGGAGTGCCCAGGAGCTGCTGATCTACGCCTTCGCGGCCGAGATCCTCGAGCGCGTGCCGGTTCCCTCGATCCGCCAGGCCCTCGCCGCCCAAGCCACCCAAAATCACTAA
- a CDS encoding type IV pilin-like G/H family protein, with amino-acid sequence MPLGNLNRRWWFLGVAAGVLALGFSVRLERACGCGSEAKTTIGALTRSQKAHYQTYQRFATASAALREFTGLPSSPDNSNYLYRVHATPQAAFQSATPRQLRRPLTLRLGPLRQTIPFQEVAPTWVSGVFITGASPPETVSITCVGSWLEERSDPPAPSLQATGQPACPAGFAPVAP; translated from the coding sequence TTGCCCCTAGGCAACCTCAATCGACGATGGTGGTTTTTGGGAGTTGCAGCAGGCGTTTTGGCCCTCGGGTTTAGTGTCCGCCTCGAAAGGGCCTGCGGCTGCGGCTCCGAGGCAAAAACCACGATTGGTGCCCTAACGCGATCGCAAAAAGCCCACTACCAAACCTACCAGCGCTTTGCCACCGCCTCAGCAGCTTTACGGGAATTTACGGGCCTGCCAAGTTCCCCAGATAACTCCAACTACCTCTATCGGGTCCACGCTACTCCCCAAGCTGCTTTTCAAAGCGCCACACCGCGCCAGCTTCGCCGCCCCCTGACGCTGCGCCTAGGCCCCTTGCGCCAGACCATCCCCTTCCAGGAAGTCGCCCCTACCTGGGTTAGCGGGGTTTTCATCACAGGTGCCTCGCCCCCCGAGACTGTCTCGATCACCTGTGTGGGATCCTGGCTAGAGGAGCGCTCAGATCCCCCTGCGCCGTCTTTGCAAGCTACCGGCCAGCCTGCCTGCCCAGCAGGCTTTGCGCCCGTAGCTCCCTAG
- a CDS encoding SufS family cysteine desulfurase produces the protein MTFTQARSLAEAVRKDFPILNQEVHGKPLVYLDNAATSQKPQAVLDALRHYYERDNANVHRGVHTLSARATDAYEGAREKVARFVNAASSQEIVYTRNATEAINLVAYAWGQQNLGPGDEIILSVMEHHSNLIPWQMVAQRTGAVLKFVGLDSNEGFDLEQYRALVGDRTKLVSVVHVSNTLGCVNPVKEIAAIAHQHGARVLIDACQSVPHMPIDVQDIDCDWLVASGHKMCAPTGIGFLYGKREVLRAMPPFLGGGEMIADVFLDHATYADLPHKFEAGTPAIGEAIALGAAVDYLMGLGMDTIYAYEKELTRYLFDQLQPLSQVRIYGPKPAADGSGRAALASFTAGDVHPHDLSTILDQAGVAIRAGHHCTQPLHRHIQAQSTARASLYFYNTREEVDVFIAALNEAIEFFGGIFG, from the coding sequence ATGACCTTCACCCAAGCTAGAAGCCTCGCAGAAGCAGTCCGCAAAGACTTTCCGATTCTCAATCAGGAAGTCCACGGCAAGCCCCTGGTCTACCTCGACAACGCTGCCACTTCCCAAAAGCCCCAGGCGGTGCTGGACGCGCTCCGGCACTACTATGAACGCGACAACGCCAACGTCCATCGGGGCGTCCATACCCTGAGCGCTCGGGCCACCGATGCCTACGAAGGGGCGCGGGAGAAGGTCGCGCGCTTTGTGAATGCGGCGTCGTCCCAGGAGATTGTCTACACGCGCAACGCGACGGAGGCGATCAACTTGGTGGCCTACGCCTGGGGACAGCAAAATCTGGGGCCAGGAGACGAAATCATTCTGTCGGTGATGGAGCACCACAGCAACCTGATTCCGTGGCAGATGGTAGCCCAGCGGACCGGGGCGGTGCTGAAGTTTGTCGGTCTCGACAGCAATGAAGGCTTTGACTTGGAGCAGTATCGCGCTCTGGTGGGCGATCGCACCAAGCTGGTGTCTGTGGTCCACGTTTCCAATACCCTAGGCTGCGTCAATCCGGTGAAAGAAATCGCCGCGATCGCCCATCAGCACGGGGCGCGGGTGCTCATCGACGCCTGCCAGAGCGTGCCCCACATGCCCATTGATGTCCAAGACATCGACTGCGACTGGCTGGTCGCCTCGGGCCACAAGATGTGCGCGCCGACCGGGATCGGCTTCCTCTACGGCAAGCGCGAGGTGCTGCGCGCCATGCCGCCCTTTTTGGGCGGCGGCGAAATGATCGCCGATGTGTTCCTCGACCACGCCACCTACGCGGACCTGCCCCACAAGTTCGAAGCAGGCACTCCGGCCATCGGGGAGGCGATCGCCCTGGGAGCCGCCGTCGACTACCTAATGGGCCTAGGCATGGACACCATCTACGCCTACGAAAAAGAGCTGACCCGCTATTTGTTTGACCAGTTGCAGCCCCTCTCCCAGGTGCGCATCTATGGTCCCAAACCCGCCGCCGACGGCAGCGGTCGAGCCGCTCTTGCCTCCTTTACTGCAGGGGACGTCCATCCCCACGACCTATCGACCATCCTGGACCAAGCAGGCGTCGCCATTCGGGCTGGCCACCACTGCACCCAGCCCCTGCACCGCCACATCCAGGCCCAGTCCACCGCCCGGGCTAGCCTCTACTTCTACAACACCCGTGAAGAAGTAGACGTCTTTATTGCGGCCCTCAATGAGGCGATCGAGTTCTTCGGGGGCATCTTCGGCTAG
- a CDS encoding pentapeptide repeat-containing protein → MGIPIWNQWRSHFIGQIDFSKADLRDAYLSSADLTKVKLKDAKLDRAYLPHADLSHADLSHANLSGANLSGANLSEAKLIGSDLTGANLTRTILSKTNFTGADLSNVNLSKAQCSATIFSKATLTGSCLQDWILDTETQFFEVICDYFYGVEGCQKRRPQSSSFAPGEFSALIHKVSDTIDLIFVDGIDWKPFLLSFQELRDKYGDANLSVQAIEKKKDEAFIIRLEVAAEVNKTEIEKTLKQEYNYKLKAQEKLLTLQDQQLVEYRQHNTELLRIIRVMAEKEESRRNINTGGGNYIESNSGGYAEGNYVNYINMNQNLTHAASQIQALIDQLQSQGMDVDVAKEKVAADIANQAKNNPSMQAKLLKWGQSVGNATVSDVVQGVVKLAIRSAGLPLP, encoded by the coding sequence ATGGGTATACCTATTTGGAATCAGTGGAGAAGCCATTTTATAGGGCAAATCGATTTCAGCAAGGCAGATCTGAGAGATGCTTATCTTAGTAGTGCTGACTTAACAAAGGTAAAACTCAAAGATGCTAAACTTGATAGAGCTTATCTACCTCATGCAGATCTCAGCCACGCAGATCTCAGTCATGCCAACTTGAGCGGGGCAAACCTTTCTGGGGCTAACTTAAGTGAAGCAAAGTTGATTGGCTCTGACCTCACCGGAGCAAATTTAACCAGAACCATTTTAAGTAAAACTAATTTTACTGGAGCTGATCTTTCCAATGTCAATCTCAGTAAAGCTCAATGCTCTGCAACTATCTTTTCCAAAGCAACATTGACTGGATCGTGTCTTCAAGACTGGATTTTAGATACTGAAACACAATTTTTTGAAGTTATCTGTGACTATTTTTATGGAGTAGAAGGTTGTCAAAAACGTCGGCCTCAATCTTCCTCTTTTGCTCCTGGTGAGTTTTCAGCATTAATTCATAAAGTGTCAGATACAATTGATTTGATTTTTGTTGATGGTATTGATTGGAAACCCTTTCTTCTTTCTTTTCAAGAATTGAGAGACAAGTATGGAGATGCTAATCTCTCTGTACAAGCTATTGAAAAGAAAAAGGATGAAGCTTTCATAATTCGACTAGAGGTTGCAGCAGAAGTAAATAAGACGGAGATCGAAAAAACACTAAAGCAGGAGTATAATTACAAACTTAAAGCACAAGAGAAACTGTTGACACTTCAAGATCAGCAATTGGTAGAATATAGACAGCACAATACAGAATTATTAAGGATTATTCGAGTAATGGCTGAGAAAGAAGAATCGAGAAGAAATATTAACACTGGTGGTGGTAATTATATCGAATCTAACTCTGGTGGTTATGCTGAGGGAAACTATGTTAACTACATTAATATGAACCAAAATTTGACTCATGCAGCTTCCCAGATTCAAGCTTTGATTGATCAGTTACAAAGTCAAGGAATGGACGTTGACGTGGCAAAGGAGAAGGTTGCGGCAGATATAGCAAATCAAGCTAAAAATAATCCGAGTATGCAAGCCAAGCTTCTTAAGTGGGGACAATCCGTAGGAAATGCCACGGTGAGTGACGTTGTACAGGGAGTTGTAAAGCTGGCTATTCGCTCTGCTGGTCTCCCTCTACCATAA
- the sufC gene encoding Fe-S cluster assembly ATPase SufC: MIIENSEVILSVRDLTAEVDGTPILKGLNLEIKAGEIHAIMGPNGSGKSTFSKILAGHPAYTVTGGDILYKGQSLVELEPEDRARAGVFLAFQYPIEIPGVSNLDFLRVAYNSRRKAQGLEELDAFDFDDLVQTKLDVVKMNPNFLSRSVNEGFSGGEKKRNEILQMAILEPTLAILDETDSGLDIDALKIVANGVNQLTNETNGTIVITHYQRLLDYIVPDFVHVMEGGRIVTTGGKELALELESRGYDWVVEEETAEVGAR; the protein is encoded by the coding sequence ATGATTATCGAGAACAGCGAAGTAATTTTGTCGGTGCGGGACCTGACCGCCGAGGTAGACGGGACGCCCATTCTCAAGGGGCTCAACCTGGAGATCAAGGCCGGAGAAATCCACGCCATCATGGGACCGAACGGCTCGGGCAAGAGCACCTTTTCCAAGATCCTGGCCGGTCACCCCGCCTACACGGTCACCGGCGGTGACATCCTCTACAAAGGGCAGAGCCTGGTGGAGCTGGAACCGGAGGACCGGGCGCGGGCTGGGGTGTTTTTGGCCTTCCAGTATCCCATCGAGATTCCTGGCGTGAGCAATCTGGACTTTTTGCGGGTCGCCTACAACAGCCGCCGGAAGGCCCAGGGCCTCGAAGAGCTGGACGCGTTTGACTTTGATGACCTGGTGCAGACGAAGCTGGACGTGGTGAAAATGAACCCCAACTTCCTGAGCCGCAGCGTCAATGAAGGGTTCTCGGGCGGGGAGAAAAAGCGCAACGAGATCCTGCAAATGGCGATCCTGGAGCCCACCCTGGCGATCCTGGATGAGACCGATTCGGGTCTGGATATTGACGCGCTGAAGATTGTCGCCAACGGAGTCAATCAGCTGACCAATGAAACCAACGGCACGATCGTGATTACTCACTATCAGCGCCTGCTGGACTACATCGTGCCGGACTTTGTGCACGTGATGGAGGGAGGCCGGATCGTGACGACGGGCGGCAAGGAACTGGCGCTAGAGCTGGAGTCCCGCGGCTACGACTGGGTGGTGGAAGAGGAAACCGCTGAGGTGGGGGCGCGATGA
- a CDS encoding YbjQ family protein: protein MDDKFTTTAFDLPGYKIVRNLGVARGVTVRSRSLAGNFIISLQLLFGGNITLFTQLCILTRQEAYELMIQQAKKLGANAVIGIRYDSTEISAGVAECLCYGTAVFVEPK from the coding sequence ATGGATGACAAATTTACAACTACAGCCTTTGATTTACCAGGATACAAAATCGTAAGGAATCTTGGTGTTGCTCGTGGAGTTACTGTTCGATCTCGTAGTTTGGCAGGTAATTTTATAATATCTTTACAACTTTTGTTCGGAGGAAATATTACACTCTTTACTCAATTATGTATTCTTACTCGACAAGAAGCATATGAATTAATGATTCAACAGGCAAAGAAACTAGGTGCAAATGCTGTAATTGGTATCCGCTATGATTCAACAGAGATTTCGGCTGGTGTAGCTGAATGCTTATGTTACGGAACAGCAGTCTTTGTTGAGCCTAAGTAA
- the glmS gene encoding glutamine--fructose-6-phosphate transaminase (isomerizing), with the protein MCGIVGYIGTQAASGILLEGLRKLEYRGYDSAGIATVWDGELQCVRAKGKLYNLQEKLESVATPSHIGIGHTRWATHGKPEEHNAHPHLDTDMRVAVVQNGIVENYRELRDALRSRGVEFRSETDTEVIPHLIAEHLQALSPDENLPAGSRLLEAVRRTVNQLEGAFAIAVVSADYPNELVVARQQAPLSLGFGQGEFFCASDTPALIPHTRAVLTLDNGEMARLTSLGAEVYTFGGKRLMKSPRLLNWNPVLVEKQGFKHFMLKEIYEQPGVVRTCLESYLNSQWQPETDSPEDGRSPLTLGLSPDLYEDLERVQIVACGTSWHASLVGKYLIEQLAGIPTMVQYASEFRYSPSPLTPNTLTIGVTQSGETADTLAALDMEQQRRADRPPEFRARLLGITNRPESSLGHLVPHIIDTHAGIEIGVAATKTFLGQLMAFYGLALELAYRRKTLTPPQIAEIIAGLRQLPASIELILETQERYIEDLAHHFAETQDFIFLGRGVNFPIALEGALKLKEISYIHAEGYPAGEMKHGPIALLDAKVPVVAIAVPGSVYDKVLSNAQEAKARDSRLIGVTATSDAHAAEIFDDMLPIPEVPELLSPVLTVIPLQLLAYHIAARRGLDVDQPRNLAKSVTVE; encoded by the coding sequence ATGTGCGGAATCGTCGGCTACATTGGCACCCAGGCAGCCAGCGGAATTCTCCTCGAAGGATTGCGGAAACTTGAGTACCGGGGCTACGATTCGGCCGGTATCGCGACGGTCTGGGACGGCGAGCTCCAGTGCGTGCGGGCCAAGGGCAAGCTCTACAACCTTCAGGAAAAGCTAGAGAGCGTCGCCACCCCCTCCCACATCGGCATTGGTCACACCCGCTGGGCAACCCACGGCAAACCCGAGGAACACAATGCCCACCCCCACCTCGACACGGACATGCGCGTCGCCGTGGTCCAAAACGGCATCGTCGAGAACTATCGAGAGCTGCGAGACGCATTACGCAGCCGCGGCGTGGAGTTTCGCTCGGAAACCGACACGGAAGTCATTCCCCACCTGATCGCCGAGCACCTGCAAGCGCTGTCGCCTGACGAAAATCTGCCCGCCGGATCGCGGCTCCTAGAGGCGGTGCGGCGCACCGTCAACCAGCTAGAGGGGGCGTTTGCGATCGCCGTTGTGTCTGCCGACTATCCCAACGAGCTGGTGGTTGCGCGCCAGCAGGCTCCCTTGTCCCTGGGCTTTGGCCAAGGGGAGTTTTTCTGCGCGTCAGACACCCCGGCCCTGATTCCCCACACCCGGGCGGTCCTGACCCTCGACAATGGCGAAATGGCCCGCCTCACCTCCCTGGGGGCAGAAGTGTATACCTTTGGCGGCAAGCGCCTCATGAAGTCGCCGCGCCTGCTGAACTGGAACCCCGTCTTGGTGGAAAAGCAGGGCTTCAAGCACTTCATGCTCAAGGAAATCTATGAGCAGCCCGGAGTGGTGCGGACCTGCCTGGAGTCCTATCTCAACAGTCAGTGGCAGCCAGAAACCGACTCCCCCGAAGACGGGCGATCGCCCCTGACCCTGGGTCTGTCGCCAGACCTCTATGAAGACCTCGAGCGCGTGCAGATCGTCGCCTGCGGCACCAGCTGGCACGCCAGCCTGGTCGGCAAGTACCTGATCGAGCAGCTCGCTGGCATCCCGACGATGGTCCAGTACGCCTCGGAGTTTCGCTACTCTCCCTCGCCCCTGACGCCCAACACCCTGACCATCGGCGTCACCCAGTCCGGCGAAACCGCCGACACGCTGGCAGCTCTGGACATGGAGCAGCAGCGCCGCGCCGATCGCCCCCCGGAGTTTCGCGCGCGCCTCTTGGGCATCACCAACCGCCCCGAGAGCTCTCTGGGCCACCTGGTTCCCCACATCATCGATACCCACGCGGGCATCGAGATCGGCGTGGCCGCCACGAAAACTTTCCTCGGCCAGCTGATGGCTTTCTATGGGCTGGCCCTGGAGCTGGCCTACCGCCGCAAGACCCTCACGCCGCCTCAAATCGCGGAGATTATTGCTGGTCTGCGCCAGCTGCCAGCTTCTATCGAGCTGATCCTGGAAACCCAGGAGCGCTATATCGAGGATCTGGCGCACCATTTTGCTGAAACCCAGGACTTCATCTTCTTGGGCCGGGGGGTCAATTTCCCGATCGCTCTGGAGGGAGCCCTGAAGCTCAAGGAGATCAGCTACATCCACGCGGAGGGTTATCCGGCTGGGGAGATGAAGCATGGCCCGATCGCGCTGCTGGATGCCAAGGTGCCGGTGGTGGCGATCGCCGTTCCGGGGTCGGTCTACGACAAGGTGCTCTCCAACGCCCAAGAGGCCAAGGCGCGGGACTCCAGGCTGATCGGGGTCACGGCCACCAGCGACGCCCACGCTGCCGAGATCTTTGACGACATGCTGCCGATTCCGGAGGTGCCGGAGCTGCTGTCGCCGGTGCTGACGGTGATTCCACTACAGCTCTTGGCGTACCACATCGCAGCTCGCCGAGGCCTCGACGTCGATCAGCCCCGCAACCTCGCCAAATCAGTCACAGTCGAGTAG